One window from the genome of Caloenas nicobarica isolate bCalNic1 chromosome 21, bCalNic1.hap1, whole genome shotgun sequence encodes:
- the C21H1orf116 gene encoding specifically androgen-regulated gene protein → MPRKELGLGMAGCDSGSCDSMVSTASNHSQHSDNSYDYLSVEEKECLMFLEETIGSLDAEADSGVSTDETDSVEPSKLPGTWPKRDSLPRDLENGAPAPSVGQQRAAEQRSAKSISAFSSSTPPAAPSPGYYSLPRSITVPNAQRANGASESKATVCTVEDPVPVGKSSQEMAKDDRLDQANTRSQIKSLGSLVIQSPDPFQDDLVSLEWSRRNRADAKRETAKETKTWTSWGQPEKSMVEEASQDPDAKRGPPTAPKPRKLPPNIILKSSKNSPVPLATEPGQKVKAPLLSSSGSASNAAAEKVNSGHLDPKEREKAHQEALEKLGLSQDRREPSSHLQPTMQPQAREMPFPGPGGPEAQRGVAERSVPGIRQMNFKSNTLERSGVGLSSYMSSTKEQSVKTSSSLGKMSFIERLAPSFLRSSRPRPASLGAGKDFAGLKEPAGQVEPEKSSKWRSHPLQSFPRPPRSSVSVKISPKGTTDENRREALKKLGLLKE, encoded by the exons ATGCCTaggaaggagctggggctggggatggcTGGCTGCGACTCTGGCAGCTGCGACAGCATGGTCAGCACAGCCTCCAACCACTCGCAGCAT agcgATAACAGCTATGACTACTTATCTGTGGAAGAGAAAGAGTGCTTGATGTTCTTAGAAGAAACTATTGGCTCACTGGATGCAGAAGCAGACAGTGGGGTCTCTACCGATGAGACTGACTCTGTGGAGCCCTCCAAGCTGCCCGGGACGTGGCCAAAGAGAGACTCACTGCCCCGGG ATTTGGAAAACGGGGCTCCCGCTCCGAGCGTAGGTCAGCAGCGTGCAGCTGAACAGAGGAGTGCCAAGAGCATCTCTGCCTTCTCAAGCTCGACTCCACCAGCGGCTCCAAGCCCAGGCTATTACAGTCTTCCAAGGAGCATCACTGTGCCAAACGCACAAAGAGCAAACGGAGCTTCTGAGAGCAAAGCGACTGTCTGCACAGTGGAGGACCCAGTGCCAGTGGGTAAATCTTCACAGGAGATGGCCAAGGACGACAGGCTTGACCAAGCCAACACAAGAAGCCAGATAAAGTCCCTGGGATCTTTGGTTATCCAATCTCCAGATCCCTTCCAGGATGACCTGGTGAGCCTGGAGTGGTCACGGAGGAATCGTGCAGATGCCAAGAGGGAAACAGCCAAGGAGACCAAGACTTGGACATCCTGGGGCCAGCCAGAGAAATCCATGGTGGAAGAGGCCTCTCAGGACCCAGACGCCAAGCGTGGGCCTCCAACTGCCCCCAAGCCACGGAAACTGCCACCAAACATTatcctgaaaagcagcaaaaacagCCCAGTGCCACTGGCCACAGAGCCTGGCCAGAAGGTAAAAGCACCGCTGTTGTCCTCATCTGGCTCTGCCAGCAACGCTGCTGCCGAAAAAGTGAATTCAGGGCACCTTGACCccaaggagagggagaaagccCATCAGGAGGCGTTGGAGAAGCTTGGATTATCCCAGGACAGGAGGGAGCCCAGCAGCCACCTTCAACCTACCATGCAACCCCAAGCAAGGGAGATGCCATTCCCCGGTCCTGGAGGGCCCGAGGCACAACGTGGCGTGGCAGAGAGGTCGGTACCGGGTATCCGACAGATGAACTTCAAATCCAACACCCTGGAACGCTCCGgcgtggggctgagcagctACATGAGCAGCACCAAGGAGCAGAGCGTCAAgaccagcagctccctgggcaAGATGTCCTTCATCGAGCGGCTCGCCCCGAGCTTCCTCAGGAGCAGCCGCCCCCGGCCAGCATCCCTCGGGGCAGGGAAGGACTTTGCTGGTCTAAAGGAGCCCGCGGGGCAGGTGGAGccagagaagagcagcaagTGGCGATCCCACCCGCTGCAGAGCTTCCCCAGGCCACCCCGCTCCTCCGTCAGCGTGAAGATTTCCCCCAAGGGCACGACCGATGAGAACCGGCGAGAGGCACTGAAGAAGCTCGGCCTGCTGAAGGAATAG
- the LOC135997222 gene encoding interleukin-20-like, which translates to MKGSPLFLCLFSTMCWMNLMPTAGNKIFHFGPCRVSMSMTEIRSGFTAIKANVQARDPIRTLSILSHPHSLHKVKSSDRCCIAHHLSNFYVDKVFKHCKTEDSYVNRKISSIANSFLGVKRTLAQCHEQNKCMCGQESTEKFKQILANYKGLDVTSAAIKSLGELDILLDWMEKSP; encoded by the exons ATGAAGGGATCCCCCTTgttcctctgcctcttctccaCCATGTGCTGGATGAATCTGATGCCAACGGCTGGGAACAAAATCTTCCACTTCGGACCCTGCAGAGTTTCAATGAGCATGACTGAGATTCGGTCTGGTTTCACCGCAATTAAAGCCAATGTC CAAGCCAGGGACCCCATCAGGACCCTCAGCATCTTGTCGCACCCACACTCTCTGCACAAGGTGAAG TCTTCAGACAGATGCTGCATTGCCCATCACCTTTCCAACTTCTACGTGGACAAAGTCTTCAAACACTGCAAGACCGAGGATTCATATGTCAACCGAAAAATCAGCAGCATAGCCAATTCCTTCCTCGGCGTGAAGAGGACACTCGCGCAGTGT CATGAGCAAAATAAGTGCATGTGTGGACAGGAATCCACCGAGAAATTTAAGCAAATACTTGCCAACTACAAAGGG CTGGATGTCACATCTGCAGCAATTAAATCCCTGGGTGAGCTGGACATCCTACTAGACTGGATGGAGAAATCTCCTTAG
- the LOC135997161 gene encoding polymeric immunoglobulin receptor-like: MILLAFAFLLAFLPAESANSRYLPKAASNPVFGPGQVYGLLNGSVTVKCFYPPTRVNRHDRKYWCRESGRSCRTIVSTSGYAAPGYQDRISITDYPEAENFQIDVSGLTAADAGTYQCGIGINGRGLSHRVSLDVSEGPHETEGAELFYVKLHSTLTMSCSFGQDNESMRKFLCKMEKDGCHDIVDSHGNIDGDYTGRVLLTNEESPGSFSIVITQMDWEDSGLYLCGAGKYGENGETKELDVHVYEETNGPQVKPTIIGVKGSSVTFECRYEPRKRSSMKYWCKWRQNGCARIIDTTGYVSVPYEGRVAMVDSPANNTMTIILNQLKDSDKGYYWCMTDEEKEQQSSTELKVIDGEPGLKGKKEVQAQVGSQLDLTCSYPCKYYSYQKYWCKWGGTSCTPMPAADQRQPGPDVTCDADNKTVVLSFDSVAKTDEGWYWCGVKRDGLFGETMAVHLEVTEGSGASRSLDLLDVDQPGPAEVPSPTVGGFIPQGRAYSDAEVRGAADSESSDQRQGPSTLPLALGIVGAVILVLVAAFAIFKYRQLKRSDLVSVGSYRTNISMSDFESVKEYSTSNNACVKETQETQIGGDELITTAATPESAAEIKKAKRSSKEDADLAYSTYLLTSNTIAQGGFGGDSAVPDMSPPKWEGQI, translated from the exons ATGATTTTACTGgcatttgcctttttgctcGCCTTCCTCCCAGCTGAATCGGCAAACAGCAGATACCTCCCCAAGGCAGCAAGTAA CCCCGTGTTTGGACCAGGGCAGGTCTACGGTCTGCTCAATGGCTCCGTGACCGTGAAATGCTTCTACCCTCCCACCCGCGTGAACAGACACGACAGAAAGTATTGGTGCAGGGAatcaggcaggagctgcaggaccaTTGTCTCCACCAGCGGCTACGCTGCTCCAGGCTACCAAGACAGAATCTCCATCACTGACTACCCAGAGGCAGAAAACTTCCAGATTGACGTCTCCGGGCTCACAGCGGCAGACGCAGGCACCTACCAGTGCGGTATCGGTATCAATGGCAGAGGGCTCTCCCACAGAGTCAGTCTGGATGTTTCTGAAG GTCCTCATGAAACCGAGGGAGCTGAGCTCTTCTACGTGAAGCTGCACAGCACTTTGACCATGTCCTGCAGCTTCGGGCAGGACAACGAGAGCATGAGGAAATTCTTGTGCAAGATGGAGAAAGACGGCTGCCACGACATCGTCGATAGCCATGGGAACATTGATGGGGACTACACGGGCCGAGTTCTGCTAACAAACGAGGAGTCTCCAGGCTCGTTCAGCATCGTGATAACCCAGATGGACTGGGAAGACTCGGGCTTGTACCTGTGTGGGGCTGGCAAGTATGGGGAGAATGGAGAAACAAAGGAACTGGATGTGCATGTCTATGAGG AGACGAATGGTCCTCAAGTAAAACCCACAATAATTGGAGTAAAAGGAAGTTCGGTAACTTTTGAATGCCGCTATGAGCCTCGCAAAAGGTCCTCGATGAAGTACTGGTGCAAGTGGAGACAGAACGGGTGCGCTCGGATCATCGACACCACCGGGTACGTGTCGGTCCCGTATGAAGGAAGAGTGGCCATGGTCGACAGCCCGGCTAACAATACGATGACCATCATCCTGAACCAGCTGAAGGACAGTGACAAAGGCTATTACTGGTGCATGACAGAcgaggagaaggagcagcaatCGTCAACTGAGCTGAAGGTCATAGATG GAGAACCTGGcctgaagggaaagaaggaagtgCAGGCGCAAGTGGGTTCACAGCTGGATTTAACTTGCTCTTACCCGTGCAAGTACTACTCCTACCAGAAATACTGGTGCAAGTGGGGCGGCACCAGCTGCACCCCCATGCCAGCTGCTGACCAGAGGCAGCCGGGGCCAGACGTCACCTGTGACGCTGACAACAAGACAGTTGTCCTGAGCTTTGACTCGGTGGCCAAGACAGACGAAGGGTGGTACTGGTGTGGAGTGAAGCGCGACGGCCTCTTTGGGGAAACCATGGCGGTGCACCTGGAGGTGACCGAAG GGAGCGGTGCCAGCCGCAGCCTGGACCTCCTGGATGTTGACCAGCCCGGCCCTGCCGaggtccccagccccaccgtAGGTGGTTTTATTCCCCAAGGAAGAGCCTACAGCGATGCCGAAGTGCGAGGTGCAGCTGACTCAGAAAG CTCTGATCAACGCCAGGGCCCCAGTACGCTTCCTTTAGCCCTGGGCATTGTTGGTGCCGTGATCCTGGTCCTCGTGGcagcttttgccatttttaaatacagacagTTGAAGAGATCTG ACCTGGTGTCCGTCGGGAGCTACAGGACGAACATCAGCATGTCGGACTTCGAAAGCGTGAAGGAGTACAGCACGAGCAATAATGCCTGCGTGAAAGAGACCCAGGAGACTCAGATCGGAGGGGACG AGCTCATCACCACTGCGGCTACCCCGGAAAGTGCTGCCGAGATAAAAAAAGCGAAAAGG agctccaaGGAGGATGCTGACCTCGCCTACTCCACCTACCTCCTCACCTCCAACACCATCGCACAGGGCGGCTTCGGGGGGGACAGCGCTGTCCCTGACATGTCCCCCCCGAAATGGGAGGGCCAGATCTGA